The sequence TGAAGTGGTACTTCCAGTAAAACAAGGATTGAAACACTTTGCCTAAGAAGAATAAAAGTATTCGTAGAATATTGTTGAAGTGGTACTTCCAGTAAAACAAGGATTGAAACCTAACATTATTCACACCTCCCATCAACGAACCTTTTTTGTTGAAGTGGTACTTCCAGTAAAACAAGGATTGAAACACTTAGCCGTTGCAGTGGGCTTACCTTCTAAAAATTGTTGAAGTGGTACTTCCAGTAAAACAAGGATTGAAACACTTTCCTTGATATGTTTACCTGTAAAGTAAAAATAGTTGAAGTGGTACTTCCAGTAAAACAAGGATTGAAACCTTATATATAGAACATAAATTTTTCTATAATATTAAGTTGAAGTGGTACTTCCAGTAAAACAAGGATTGAAACCCCTTACAGTGGCGATATTTGTGGAATGAGGCTGTGTTGAAGTGGTACTTCCAGTAAAACAAGGATTGAAACATCTCTTGTAGAATTTTCTCTGCCTTTTCTAAGCTACGTTGAAGTGGTACTTCCAGTAAAACAAGGATTGAAACACAGTTATCATAGGCTATCCTCCTTATAAATGTTAAGTTGAAGTGGTACTTCCAGTAAAACAAGGATTGAAACAATAATCCAAAAGCATTTCTACTGCTTTTGGAAATTTGTTGAAGTGGTACTTCCAGTAAAACAAGGATTGAAACATATTTACTCCGGCATCCCTCAGCCGGCGAAAAAGGTGTTGAAGTGGTACTTCCAGTAAAACAAGGATTGAAACATAATTCTTCTCGTTTTTGTTTTAATTCGTTTATTGTTGAAGTGGTACTTCCAGTAAAACAAGGATTGAAACGTAATAAGCTGTCCAATCACCTCCTAGTTTTCCTGGGTTGAAGTGGTACTTCCAGTAAAACAAGGATTGAAACTAGAACTTGAAAGAGAATCCTTCAGGGAGAGTGGTACTGTTGAAGTGGTACTTCCAGTAAAACAAGGATTGAAACTATCTTCAAAGTAATAGCTGTTATATGTGTCAAGTTCGTTGAAGTGGTACTTCCAGTAAAACAAGGATTGAAACTTAATTCATCGCCATTTTTGCCTATAAGTCCATAAAGTTGAAGTGGTACTTCCAGTAAAACAAGGATTGAAACCTTCTTCGAAGCTACTAAAGGTGGCCGTGCAGTAGTGTTGAAGTGGTACTTCCAGTAAAACAAGGATTGAAACATAGATAAGGCTATTGCAAGAGTAGCGAATGTGCTAGTTGAAGTGGTACTTCCAGTAAAACAAGGATTGAAACCAAATATTTCAGAAGCTATTGCGGATATATTTACTGTGGTTGAAGTGGTACTTCCAGTAAAACAAGGATTGAAACTTGAATTCCTGCAATGTGGCAGGCTTTTCTCAACCTAGGGTTGAAGTGGTACTTCCAGTAAAACAAGGATTGAAACGTCCCTGTGATTTCAGCCAATTTATCGCATTTTCAATTGTTGAAGTGGTACTTCCAGTAAAACAAGGATTGAAACACATACAGTTCGGTGTTTTCATCTAGTGCTACATTTATTGTTGAAGTGGTACTTCCAGTAAAACAAGGATTGAAACCCAGCAGGTTGAGCGTTAGGCAGGTTTCCCTGCCCGGTTGAAGTGGTACTTCCAGTAAAACAAGGATTGAAACGTGGAAGATGCGTTGTTTATGTCAGCAATTTCCGGGTTGAAGTGGTACTTCCAGTAAAACAAGGATTGAAACCAAAATGGCAGGTGGTAAAACCACAGCTAATACATCGTTGAAGTGGTACTTCCAGTAAAACAAGGATTGAAACGTTTCATCAACATCCATCTCGTCTACATAGAACTCAGTTGAAGTGGTACTTCCAGTAAAACAAGGATTGAAACATAACATATTTTAAAGCAAAAAGCAGAAAATCACTGGGTTGAAGTGGTACTTCCAGTAAAACAAGGATTGAAACTGATTGTAAAGGAATATGTATCCCCAAGCCTTACAGTTGAAGTGGTACTTCCAGTAAAACAAGGATTGAAACTGGATAGTGCAAACATAGATGAAGCCTCCGTAGGCCTTGTTGAAGTGGTACTTCCAGTAAAACAAGGATTGAAACTCTATTTCAGCAACAATATATTTGGCAGCCGATGAATGTTGAAGTGGTACTTCCAGTAAAACAAGGATTGAAACATCATTGTATATATCTTTGGAGTAACGTATAATACCCGTTGAAGTGGTACTTCCAGTAAAACAAGGATTGAAACTTGATAATGTTCTTTTCAATAGTGCCAAGGTCTAATCGTTGAAGTGGTACTTCCAGTAAAACAAGGATTGAAACACAGGAACGTGCGTTCTCTGGACGAGGTAACTATCGTGTTGAAGTGGTACTTCCAGTAAAACAAGGATTGAAACTAGCACACAACAGCAAAAAAACAAAGAAAAAAAGAGTTGAAGTGGTACTTCCAGTAAAACAAGGATTGAAACGCACCAACTTGTCTTTTTTGATGAGGCTTGCAACAAGTTGAAGTGGTACTTCCAGTAAAACAAGGATTGAAACATAATGTGCTGCTGGATGCCCGTACAGTCTTCCACTGTAGTTGAAGTGGTACTTCCAGTAAAACAAGGATTGAAACTAGATTGCGAAAAGCCTGCCACATTGCAGGTCACAAGGTGTTGAAGTGGTACTTCCAGTAAAACAAGGATTGAAACTTGTTTTTTCACTTATAGACTTAATTCAGTGTGGCGTTGAAGTGGTACTTCCAGTAAAACAAGGATTGAAACCTTTCTCAATGGCTGACTTCGATGCGCCCTGGGCAAGCATTGTTGAAGTGGTACTTCCAGTAAAACAAGGATTGAAACGTGCTGCTATCTCGGCTATTCTTTCATCTATACTCAGTTGAAGTGGTACTTCCAGTAAAACAAGGATTGAAACTTTGCTCTTTATCCGGTGCTCTTATCTCATTCACAGTTGAAGTGGTACTTCCAGTAAAACAAGGATTGAAACACGAGAACGGGAAAGCAATATTGAGAAAACCCTTTGGTTGAAGTGGTACTTCCAGTAAAACAAGGATTGAAACTTGGCGGCATAGCTTCTATTATAGAAAATTCTACTGTTGAAGTGGTACTTCCAGTAAAACAAGGATTGAAACTTATATCGAAGAAAAAAGAACAAAAGTGAGGCGATTGTTGAAGTGGTACTTCCAGTAAAACAAGGATTGAAACATAATTTCGGGAGTGTAGAATTTCAACTCGGCAATAAGAGTTGAAGTGGTACTTCCAGTAAAACAAGGATTGAAACGAATGATTGAATCAATAACCATTATTGCCTGCAATTAGTTGAAGTGGTACTTCCAGAAACAAGGATTGAAACCATACTTCTATCAGTTTGTCGCGTTCTTCTCTTTCCAATGTTGAAATGGTATTTCCAGTAAAATGGGAATTCAAATCTACACTTACATAAGTTTGTTATGATTGCTAATGTACGTCTAAATTTTATTTTAACTAAAGTATTAAACCTAAATTTCAACAAAAATTAAAAATCAAAATAAAATTTACACAAAATTGTTAAATTCTTTAGCGAATATATAATATAAAAATGCATTTAACAAAACCAGTCTTTAAGAAGATGCAAAGTCCAATCATACTACAAAACAGAACAGAATAAAAATTGCCGTAAAACAATAAGTTTTGTCGAAAAAAGTTACATTAATTGACATGGCTTGCTATATGATGTACAATAATGCTGTAAATTTTTCGATTTGAAAGAAGGTGACTTTCTTGCTTGCAGGTGTATTGCAGCTGGGACAGTACGCACTCAATAAAAAGAGTACTGACACCGAGGAATATCTTCAAGTCATTGAAAACCCTAATGATAAAGGCAATTACAATCATGTCTTAAAAATTGCATTTGAATCTACCGAAGGAAACATAGTCTATCGTGGGGTTGAATACGAAGAGTTCTCCTCGAAAAAAATAAATAACTATGCATACAAAAAGGGAAGTGCAAGGGGTGGCGATGTAACACCTACTTCAAAGTATACAGATTCAATGAAGACTTTAAACAAGATAATGATATCTTTTAATGATATTTTAAAGAGTGCAAATCAAAACAATGACGAACAAAAAATATTTAAAGGCATTTATGAATACATGGTTTCAAATCAAGAAAACATTGCAAACGATATTACGGAAAAAATCAAATCCATCTCGTTAAAAAAAGGAGAATCTTTCATTATAACTGTTACTTTGTTTGATAACAATACTGAAAAATATATGGGCAATTTTCAATTAATAAGAAATCATCTTGCCAGAATTTTGAATGAACAGTATTACAATAAATACGGTAAAACATCAAAAGGTAAAGGTATCTGCTATTATTGTAAAAATGAAGGTGAAGTTTTCGGGTTTGTCAATACATATAATTCCTACACGGTTGATAAAATAGGATTTGTAACCGGTGGTTTCAAGCAGGAAAACGCGTGGAAAAACTATCCTGTCTGTTCTTGTTGCGCACAGAAGCTGGAGCAAGGTAAGAAATATATCAGAGAAAATCTTACATCTAAATTTTCAGGTTTCGACTATTTCGTAATTCCTAAAGCAGTAATAAGTGATGAACATGATGAAGCGGAATTTATAGAGACCCTCGAAGAATTTGAAAAAAATACGAACTTTTCCACCCAAGAATCCACAAAGCAAAACTTGCTTGGCAGTGAAAAAGATTTTCTGGAGATAATGAAGGACAGCAAAAATTATCTTAATTACAATATGCTTGTTTTTAAAGAAGAGCAGTCCGGAAGCGTTTTTAGGATACTTCTTTATATAGAGGATATTGTGCCAAGCAGGGTAAAAAACATATTGAGAGTAAAAGACAGAGTAGATGAAACAGTGCTGTTTAAAAATCTTCCGGGTAAAGATAATGCAACTTATGATTTAAAGTTTGGATTCGATAAAATAAGGACCTTTTTCCCGAATAACAAGACAGAAGGAAATTTTGACAAAAGTTTTCTTGAGATTTTAAACAATGTGTTTACATATAAAAAGATAAGTTACAAATTTCTTTTAGGGAGAATGATTTCAAAAATAAGGAGTGATTTTGCAAGGGAGGAATATGTAAAAAACCTTGTACTTCAGGCGCTGATGTGCATTATGTTTATTGATAAGCTTAATTTGCTCAGTGGTAAAGGGAAAGAGGTGCAAAAAATAATGATTGAGAAGACCGAGAAAAACAAAAAATATCTTGATTTTTTTGAAAACGAAAGTTATAAGGACGTTTTCAATTCAGATTATAAGAGAGCAGTTTTTTTGACAGGAGTGCTGACGGAAAAGTTATTAAACATCCAATACAAAGAAAGAGGAAGCAAACCTTTCTACAGCAGGCTCAATGGCTTGAAACTGAATAAAAACATAGTAAAAAGAATATATACCGAGGCCATTAATAAATTAAATGAATATAACAAGAACTATTATAAAGAATTGGAATATCTTATTGGCATGTACATGTTGTCGGAAGAATCCCAAAAGAATGTTTCCGATGATGAAATCAGTTTTTATTTTGTGCTTGGAATGTCATTGGCAAGGTTCTTTAATGAAGAAAAGAAAGACGGAGAGGATGAGGAATAATGATTAAAAACAGGCAGGAGATATTATTTTTATATGATGTTACGGATGCAAATCCCAACGGTGATCCTTTGGATGAGAACAAACCCCGAATTGACGAGGAAACGGGGATTAATATTGTAACGGATGTAAGACTGAAAAGAACCATAAGGGATTATTTGTATGACTATAAAGGATTTGATGGTTCTAACGGGAAGGATATATTTGTAAGAGAAATTGAATCGGAAAAAGGCGGAATTAAGGACGGTAAAGCAAGGGCAAAGGACTTTAATGAGAATGTCGATGAAATTTTGCAAAAGGCCATAGATATAAGGTTGTTTGGAGGAGTAATTCCTTTGGACAAGGCATCGATAACATTTACCGGGCCGGTGCAGTTTAACATGGGAAGGTCATTGAATAAAGTAAATTTAAAGCATATAAAAGGTACCGGAGCTTTTGCCTCAGGAGAGGGAAAAGCGCAGAAGACATTTAGGGAAGAATACATTGTGCCGTATTCCATAATTGCTTTTCACGGGATAATAAACGAAAATGCGGCAAAAAGAACCGGGCTCACTGATGAAGATGTGGATTTGCTGGACGATGCAATGTGGAACGGTACAAAAAATCTTATAACCCGCTCGAAAATGGGACATATGCCAAGACTGATGCTTAGGGTGGTATATAAACCAGGAGAGAATTTCTTTATAGGAGATTTGCAAAACAGAATATCTCTTAATTTTGACGTTGAAGAAGAAAAAATCAGATCAATTAAAGATTTTTCAATTAAATTGGATGAGCTTATAGATGAGTTGGCAAATTATGGTGATAAAATAGAAAAAGTTGTGTTTGTTGCGGATAAGAATTTGAGACTTAGTTATAAAGGGCGCGAAATCAATTTAAAAGATATAAAAGATATACGGTTTGAGGAAAAAACTTTTTAGAGAGAGGAAGATAAATGGTTGAAAAATATCTGGTTTTTGATATTAGTGCCTCTTACGGCCATTTCAAGAAACCTTATACTACAACATCTCCCCTTACATATTCAATCCCGACCAGGACCGCTGTTTCAGGAATAATTGCGGCAGTATTGGGATTTGGAAAAGAAGACTACCAGGAGCATTTTACAAAGCCCCAAGCCAAAATTGCAATAGGAATTAGAAATCCTGTAAAAAAAGTTAGAATCAGTGAAAATTTAATTAACACGAAAAAATCAATGAATATAATACATGAACGGACTCAGATAAAGATTGAATTTTTGAAAGATGCATGTTACCGAATTTATTTTACGCATACAGACAAGCAGATTTATGAAAGGTTAAAAGAATCTTTGAAAGAACATCGCACTGTTTATACAATCAGTATGGGACTTAGTGAAAATCTTGCGAACTATACTTTTACCGGAGAATTTGACGGACGTGAAGTGAAAGGAAATAAAGAAATTGTGGAATTTTCAAGTGTTGTACCTTTGGATATCCTGAAAAAGGGTGATATTGAGTTCGAAGATGACAGGGAGTATTTTACGGAAACCATACCGGTGGAAATGGATGCCGAAAGAAATATAAATGAGTACAGAGAGGTGTTGTTTGAAAGAAACGGCTGTAAGGTCAGGGCAAGGGTTGATTCCTATATTAAAATTGAAGGAATAGACGAAAATATTTTGATTATATAAAGAGGTGGAAGCGATGTTGCTTTCGCACCCGGGAAAGCTGCTTTTGGACCATTTGAAAAATGTGTTTTTAATCGGAGACTGTATTTTAATGCAGAAAAAGACCGAATTTGAGAGTTTTTCAGAACATGATATTCGCCAATTAAACAAATTGAATTTACTTACTCATGATCTTGGCAAGGCTACATCGTATTTTCAGGATTACATAAGAAATTTGGATGATAATACACAAAAGAATGATGAAAGGAAAAGGCACGGTCTTTTGTCAGGGGTTTTGTCCTTTAAAATTGTAAATGCAGTTATGAAGAATGAAATACTTGCTTTTTTATCTTATATGGTGGTTTCAAAACATCATGGTGAGCTTGACGATTTTACAAATTTTATATCTGTAATAAGCGGTGACGAAAAGAATAAAACTCTTTTAAAGCTGCAATTTGAAAGTATAGATAAAGGT comes from Acetivibrio thermocellus ATCC 27405 and encodes:
- a CDS encoding TIGR02556 family CRISPR-associated protein produces the protein MTFLLAGVLQLGQYALNKKSTDTEEYLQVIENPNDKGNYNHVLKIAFESTEGNIVYRGVEYEEFSSKKINNYAYKKGSARGGDVTPTSKYTDSMKTLNKIMISFNDILKSANQNNDEQKIFKGIYEYMVSNQENIANDITEKIKSISLKKGESFIITVTLFDNNTEKYMGNFQLIRNHLARILNEQYYNKYGKTSKGKGICYYCKNEGEVFGFVNTYNSYTVDKIGFVTGGFKQENAWKNYPVCSCCAQKLEQGKKYIRENLTSKFSGFDYFVIPKAVISDEHDEAEFIETLEEFEKNTNFSTQESTKQNLLGSEKDFLEIMKDSKNYLNYNMLVFKEEQSGSVFRILLYIEDIVPSRVKNILRVKDRVDETVLFKNLPGKDNATYDLKFGFDKIRTFFPNNKTEGNFDKSFLEILNNVFTYKKISYKFLLGRMISKIRSDFAREEYVKNLVLQALMCIMFIDKLNLLSGKGKEVQKIMIEKTEKNKKYLDFFENESYKDVFNSDYKRAVFLTGVLTEKLLNIQYKERGSKPFYSRLNGLKLNKNIVKRIYTEAINKLNEYNKNYYKELEYLIGMYMLSEESQKNVSDDEISFYFVLGMSLARFFNEEKKDGEDEE
- the cas7b gene encoding type I-B CRISPR-associated protein Cas7/Csh2, with protein sequence MIKNRQEILFLYDVTDANPNGDPLDENKPRIDEETGINIVTDVRLKRTIRDYLYDYKGFDGSNGKDIFVREIESEKGGIKDGKARAKDFNENVDEILQKAIDIRLFGGVIPLDKASITFTGPVQFNMGRSLNKVNLKHIKGTGAFASGEGKAQKTFREEYIVPYSIIAFHGIINENAAKRTGLTDEDVDLLDDAMWNGTKNLITRSKMGHMPRLMLRVVYKPGENFFIGDLQNRISLNFDVEEEKIRSIKDFSIKLDELIDELANYGDKIEKVVFVADKNLRLSYKGREINLKDIKDIRFEEKTF
- the cas5b gene encoding type I-B CRISPR-associated protein Cas5b, with product MVEKYLVFDISASYGHFKKPYTTTSPLTYSIPTRTAVSGIIAAVLGFGKEDYQEHFTKPQAKIAIGIRNPVKKVRISENLINTKKSMNIIHERTQIKIEFLKDACYRIYFTHTDKQIYERLKESLKEHRTVYTISMGLSENLANYTFTGEFDGREVKGNKEIVEFSSVVPLDILKKGDIEFEDDREYFTETIPVEMDAERNINEYREVLFERNGCKVRARVDSYIKIEGIDENILII